In Arthrobacter sp. UKPF54-2, the following are encoded in one genomic region:
- the glgA gene encoding glycogen synthase, with product MRIDIVTKEFPPEIYGGAGVHVAELSRVLAQRVELQVRAFGAERAPDYHGATVTSYPVPEDLAGANAAVQTLGVDLRIVPDIAGADLVHSHTWYANMAGHIASLLHGIPHVLSAHSLEPLRPWKAEQLGGGYALSSWVEKTAYESAAAIIAVSEGMRQDILRSYPDVDPAKVRVVHNGIDVGLWNRDEGEDAVRALGIDPSRPSVVFVGRNTRQKGVPYLLRAAAKLPADVQLVLCLGAADTPELAAETARLIEELQGQRSGVVLVERMLPRHELIQVLSHATAFACPSIYEPLGIVNLEAMACGAAVVASATGGIPEVVQHGETGLLVQLEQVTDGTGTPLDPEKFVTEFAAALTEVVSDPARARAMGEAGRRRAEAHFSWESITETTLEVYRSVLPQ from the coding sequence GTGCGAATAGACATTGTGACCAAGGAATTCCCGCCCGAAATCTACGGGGGCGCCGGCGTCCACGTGGCCGAACTCAGCCGGGTGCTGGCCCAGAGGGTGGAGCTGCAGGTGCGGGCCTTCGGCGCGGAGCGCGCACCGGACTACCACGGGGCCACCGTCACCTCCTATCCGGTGCCGGAGGATCTGGCCGGCGCCAATGCCGCGGTGCAGACCCTCGGCGTGGACCTGCGGATCGTTCCGGACATCGCCGGCGCGGACCTTGTGCACTCGCACACCTGGTACGCCAACATGGCCGGGCACATCGCCTCGCTGCTGCACGGCATCCCGCACGTACTCAGCGCGCACAGCCTGGAGCCGCTGCGGCCGTGGAAGGCCGAACAGCTCGGCGGGGGCTATGCCCTCTCCTCCTGGGTGGAGAAGACCGCCTATGAGTCCGCCGCCGCGATCATCGCGGTGTCCGAGGGGATGCGGCAGGACATCCTGCGCAGCTACCCGGACGTGGATCCGGCCAAGGTCCGCGTGGTGCACAACGGCATCGACGTGGGCCTCTGGAACCGCGACGAGGGCGAGGACGCAGTCCGTGCCCTCGGGATCGACCCGTCACGGCCGAGCGTCGTCTTCGTGGGCCGCAACACCCGGCAGAAGGGCGTCCCATACCTGCTGCGGGCCGCCGCCAAGCTGCCCGCGGACGTGCAGCTGGTGCTGTGCCTGGGCGCGGCGGACACCCCCGAGCTCGCCGCGGAGACCGCCCGGCTGATCGAGGAACTCCAAGGCCAGCGCAGCGGCGTGGTCCTGGTGGAGCGGATGCTGCCGCGCCACGAGCTCATCCAGGTCCTCAGCCACGCCACGGCGTTCGCCTGCCCGTCCATCTACGAACCCCTCGGCATCGTGAACCTGGAGGCCATGGCCTGCGGCGCCGCCGTGGTGGCCAGCGCCACCGGCGGCATCCCCGAGGTGGTCCAGCACGGCGAAACCGGCCTCCTGGTGCAGCTCGAGCAGGTCACGGACGGCACCGGCACCCCGCTGGATCCGGAGAAATTCGTTACGGAATTCGCCGCGGCCCTGACCGAGGTGGTCTCCGACCCGGCCCGCGCCCGCGCGATGGGCGAGGCCGGCCGCCGCCGGGCCGAGGCACACTTCTCCTGGGAATCCATCACGGAAACCACCCTTGAGGTCTACCGCTCGGTCCTCCCGCAGTAG
- a CDS encoding alpha-E domain-containing protein produces the protein MLSRIAESLFWIGRYVERADGTARILDVHLERLNHLPMEEQRSVAQELLAVMGARAQSEDFGLEELLHALAYDKHSATSIAGSLGAARENARRARETVSSGLWESLNTTYYGLNQHRKDVVGTYRFCNWVLERTAMVSGLADTTVSHDESWLFLVLGRSLERADMTARMLSTRDVLSAGMSWVNMLRCAGAYESFLRTRRAAFGDQHAAEFLLLDRLFPRSIVYALRDADECLAKLDPSAQRVGFINDARRIVGQARTFLEFHRTDDLMSELPEHMERVQKAVSQASDAISRKYFNQADELAWVGEVS, from the coding sequence ATGCTTAGCCGTATTGCCGAGTCCCTGTTTTGGATCGGCCGCTATGTGGAGCGGGCCGACGGCACCGCCCGGATCCTGGACGTCCACCTCGAACGCCTGAACCACCTGCCGATGGAGGAACAGCGCAGCGTCGCGCAGGAACTCCTCGCCGTGATGGGCGCCCGGGCGCAGTCCGAGGACTTCGGGCTGGAGGAACTGCTGCACGCCCTGGCCTACGACAAGCACAGCGCCACCTCGATCGCCGGGTCGCTCGGCGCCGCCCGGGAGAACGCGCGGCGCGCCCGGGAGACCGTGTCCTCAGGGCTGTGGGAGAGCCTGAACACCACGTATTACGGGCTGAACCAGCACCGCAAGGACGTGGTGGGCACCTACCGGTTCTGCAATTGGGTCCTGGAGCGCACCGCCATGGTCAGCGGCCTCGCGGACACCACGGTCAGCCACGACGAAAGCTGGCTGTTCCTGGTCCTGGGCCGCTCACTGGAACGCGCGGACATGACGGCGCGGATGCTCTCCACCCGCGACGTACTCTCGGCCGGCATGTCCTGGGTCAACATGCTCCGCTGCGCCGGCGCCTACGAGTCGTTCCTGCGCACCCGCCGCGCCGCGTTCGGCGACCAGCACGCGGCCGAGTTCCTGCTGCTGGACCGGCTCTTCCCGCGCTCCATCGTCTACGCCCTGCGTGACGCCGACGAGTGCCTGGCGAAACTGGACCCCTCGGCCCAGCGCGTCGGCTTTATCAACGACGCCCGCCGGATCGTGGGCCAGGCCCGGACGTTCCTGGAGTTCCACCGCACCGATGACCTGATGTCCGAACTGCCCGAGCACATGGAGCGCGTGCAGAAGGCCGTCTCGCAGGCCTCGGACGCCATTTCCCGTAAGTACTTCAATCAGGCAGATGAATTGGCCTGGGTGGGAGAAGTTTCATGA
- the glgC gene encoding glucose-1-phosphate adenylyltransferase: MPQQKKVLAIVLAGGEGNRLMPLTADRAKPAVPFAGSYRLIDFALSNLVNSRYLQIVVLTQYKSHSLDRHISETWRMSTQLGNYIASVPAQQRVGKSWFLGSANAIYQSLNLIHDANPDIVVVVGADHVYRMDFAQMVAQHVASGAKATVAAVRQPLHMADQFGVIEVDQENPQKIAAFVEKPSSTPGLAADPSQFLASMGNYVFNADALVEALHVDAERLDTKHDMGGDIIPYFVDQGEAGVYDFTLNDIPGSTERDRTYWRDVGTIDSFYDAHMDLISPVPVFNLYNSEWPIYTRQSISPPAKFVRGEGSTVGTALDSIVASGVVISGGIVEGSVLSNDVYVGTASRVLDSVLMDKVQVGPGAVIKRAIVDKNVRIPAGAAIGLDPELDRARGFKVTDSGITVLAKGQAVPEPGDAERELSAANLYLVPNAVKTATENWPAGRETVEKVGEVHAAAVGVETPGKSSTKAY; encoded by the coding sequence ATGCCGCAGCAGAAGAAAGTCTTGGCCATTGTCCTCGCAGGTGGCGAGGGAAATAGGCTGATGCCGTTGACGGCAGACCGGGCCAAGCCGGCCGTTCCGTTCGCCGGAAGTTACCGGCTTATTGATTTCGCCCTTTCCAACCTGGTCAATTCCCGGTATTTGCAGATTGTGGTCCTGACGCAATACAAATCCCACAGCCTTGACCGGCACATTTCCGAAACGTGGCGGATGTCCACCCAGCTGGGGAACTACATTGCCTCCGTGCCCGCGCAGCAGCGGGTCGGTAAGAGCTGGTTCCTGGGCAGCGCCAACGCCATCTACCAGTCCCTGAACCTGATCCACGACGCCAACCCGGACATCGTCGTTGTGGTCGGCGCGGACCACGTTTACCGCATGGACTTCGCGCAGATGGTCGCCCAGCACGTCGCCAGCGGCGCCAAAGCCACCGTGGCCGCCGTGCGCCAGCCGCTGCACATGGCCGACCAGTTCGGTGTGATCGAGGTGGACCAGGAGAACCCGCAAAAGATCGCGGCGTTTGTGGAGAAGCCCTCCTCGACGCCGGGACTCGCCGCGGACCCCAGCCAGTTCCTGGCCTCGATGGGCAACTATGTGTTCAACGCGGACGCCCTCGTCGAGGCGCTGCACGTCGACGCCGAGCGGCTCGACACCAAACACGACATGGGCGGGGACATAATCCCGTACTTCGTCGACCAGGGCGAGGCCGGGGTCTACGACTTCACCCTCAACGACATCCCGGGCTCGACCGAGCGGGACCGCACCTACTGGCGCGACGTCGGCACCATCGACTCGTTCTACGACGCGCACATGGACCTGATCTCCCCCGTGCCGGTCTTCAACCTGTACAACTCCGAGTGGCCCATCTACACCCGCCAAAGCATCTCCCCGCCGGCCAAGTTCGTCCGCGGCGAGGGCAGCACGGTGGGCACGGCGCTGGATTCGATCGTCGCCAGCGGCGTGGTGATCTCCGGCGGCATCGTGGAGGGCTCGGTGCTCTCCAACGACGTCTACGTCGGCACCGCCAGCCGGGTGCTCGATTCGGTGCTGATGGACAAGGTGCAGGTTGGGCCGGGCGCCGTTATCAAGCGCGCCATCGTCGACAAGAACGTCCGGATTCCCGCCGGCGCCGCGATCGGCCTGGACCCGGAACTGGACCGCGCCCGCGGTTTCAAGGTCACCGACTCCGGGATCACCGTCCTGGCCAAGGGCCAGGCTGTTCCCGAACCCGGCGACGCAGAGCGTGAACTGTCCGCGGCCAACCTCTACCTGGTGCCCAACGCCGTAAAGACGGCCACCGAGAACTGGCCGGCCGGACGCGAGACCGTGGAGAAGGTCGGAGAGGTGCACGCTGCCGCCGTCGGCGTCGAGACCCCCGGGAAGTCCTCCACCAAGGCCTACTGA
- a CDS encoding pyridoxamine 5'-phosphate oxidase family protein — MNTTTPPPNFQLSIDQCWVLLDSEVVGRIALIVDGHPEVFPVNFVLQRRSIVFRTAGGTKLWGAITAKPVAFEIDGYDAHEQTAWSVVARGEAELIDDQAEKDAVDALLLEPWQPGEKNYYVRLAPKALTGRRFKVNNPDVWNTRLADPRRASFE; from the coding sequence GTGAACACGACGACGCCCCCGCCGAATTTCCAGCTGTCCATCGACCAGTGCTGGGTGCTGCTCGACAGCGAGGTGGTGGGCCGCATCGCGCTGATCGTGGACGGACACCCGGAGGTCTTCCCCGTCAACTTCGTCCTGCAGCGCCGCTCGATCGTTTTCCGCACGGCCGGCGGCACAAAGCTCTGGGGCGCCATCACGGCCAAACCGGTGGCTTTTGAAATTGACGGTTATGACGCGCATGAGCAGACGGCCTGGAGCGTCGTCGCCCGCGGCGAGGCCGAGCTGATCGACGACCAGGCGGAGAAGGACGCCGTGGATGCGCTGCTCCTGGAGCCGTGGCAGCCGGGCGAAAAGAACTACTACGTCCGGCTCGCCCCAAAAGCCCTGACCGGACGCCGTTTCAAAGTCAACAACCCGGACGTGTGGAATACCCGCCTCGCCGACCCGCGGCGGGCTTCGTTCGAGTAG
- a CDS encoding GAF domain-containing sensor histidine kinase — MHSPGSSPDTVSSGNPRIEDLLKDFVSRAGELLQSQERMAGLLEAVVAVAEDLSLDAVLERVVQSACRLLHARYGALGVIGDDHALSHFITVGIDGELARQIGPLPTGHGVLGLLISDPRPLRLHDLRKHPESYGFPQHHPPMQSFLGVPVRVRDTVFGNLYLTEKEGGGDFTEEDEGLAIALAAAAGVAIENAKLYDDARRRARWLEACMDVSGLMLGSDRDYTAGGLDPIAARALQESESKLALIVAPAVSGPGYIVAGAAGERAAAFSGAVLCLEAPELQDVLAGGEPVMLENPAGVFDGIDVGGGLGPLLAVALSTQGAHHGLLLLARDPGDLRYARTDIEMGAVFGSHVALALELARVHRLREELLVFTDRDRIARDLHDLVIQRLFAAGLSVQSLTRFTKDELATERIRNITGELDEAIRSLRDTIYSLKSSSGETELLSGRIRRVARSSAKSMPFTPRLTLTGPVDAVTPDKADNVVAVVSEGLSNAIRHSGADAIAVSVAVIKGRVTVVITDNGSGFDDSLERNGLANLEDRARMLDGQCTITTAPDAGTSVEWSVPL; from the coding sequence ATGCATTCACCAGGTAGCAGCCCGGACACCGTAAGTTCCGGAAACCCCCGGATCGAGGACCTGCTCAAGGACTTTGTGTCACGGGCCGGAGAGCTGCTGCAGTCCCAGGAGCGCATGGCCGGCCTGCTCGAAGCCGTCGTCGCCGTCGCCGAGGACCTCAGCCTCGATGCCGTCCTCGAGCGCGTGGTGCAGTCGGCCTGCCGACTCCTTCACGCCCGCTACGGCGCCCTGGGCGTGATCGGTGATGACCACGCCCTGAGCCACTTCATCACGGTCGGGATCGACGGCGAACTCGCCCGCCAGATAGGCCCCCTCCCGACCGGCCACGGCGTGCTCGGCCTGCTGATCAGCGATCCCCGGCCGCTGCGCCTGCACGACCTCCGCAAGCATCCGGAGTCCTACGGATTCCCGCAGCACCACCCGCCCATGCAGTCGTTCCTCGGTGTGCCGGTCCGGGTCCGCGACACGGTTTTCGGCAACCTCTACCTGACCGAGAAGGAGGGCGGCGGGGATTTTACCGAAGAGGACGAGGGGCTCGCGATCGCGCTGGCGGCCGCCGCCGGCGTCGCGATTGAAAACGCCAAACTCTACGACGACGCTCGGCGCCGCGCCCGCTGGCTCGAAGCCTGCATGGATGTCTCCGGGCTGATGCTCGGCAGCGACCGGGACTACACCGCCGGCGGCCTCGATCCGATCGCCGCCCGGGCACTGCAGGAATCCGAATCCAAGCTGGCCCTCATTGTGGCCCCCGCGGTGTCGGGGCCTGGCTACATCGTGGCCGGCGCCGCAGGGGAGCGGGCCGCGGCCTTCTCCGGCGCAGTGCTGTGCCTCGAAGCGCCCGAATTGCAGGATGTGCTCGCCGGCGGCGAGCCGGTGATGCTGGAGAACCCCGCCGGGGTGTTCGACGGCATCGACGTCGGAGGCGGCCTGGGACCGCTGCTCGCGGTCGCCCTGAGCACCCAGGGCGCCCACCACGGCCTGCTGCTGCTCGCCCGGGACCCGGGGGACCTCCGCTACGCCCGGACCGACATCGAGATGGGCGCCGTTTTCGGCTCGCACGTTGCCCTCGCCCTCGAGCTCGCCCGCGTCCACCGGCTCCGCGAGGAGCTGCTCGTGTTCACCGACCGCGACCGGATCGCCCGGGACCTCCACGACCTGGTCATCCAGCGGCTCTTCGCCGCCGGACTGAGTGTGCAAAGCCTGACCCGGTTCACCAAGGACGAGCTCGCGACCGAGCGGATCCGCAATATCACCGGCGAACTGGACGAGGCGATCCGCAGCCTGCGGGACACCATCTACTCGCTCAAGAGCAGCAGCGGGGAAACCGAACTGCTCAGCGGCAGGATCCGCCGCGTGGCCCGCAGCTCGGCCAAGTCGATGCCCTTTACCCCTCGGCTGACGCTGACCGGCCCGGTGGACGCCGTGACGCCGGACAAGGCCGACAACGTGGTGGCCGTGGTCTCCGAGGGTCTCAGCAACGCGATCCGGCACTCCGGCGCGGACGCGATCGCCGTGTCCGTCGCGGTGATCAAGGGCCGGGTCACGGTGGTCATCACCGACAACGGCTCCGGCTTCGACGACTCCTTGGAACGTAACGGCCTGGCCAACCTGGAGGACCGCGCACGGATGCTGGACGGACAGTGCACCATCACGACGGCGCCGGACGCCGGTACCAGCGTGGAGTGGTCCGTGCCGCTCTGA
- a CDS encoding SDR family NAD(P)-dependent oxidoreductase translates to MSSPDLPPAPASDEPAPADLTPAEIAACLKVLNSIHVYDEEHPDYVSIRRATGKMFKAVKRHRRVTKRDLIAEADRAVIAQTATAAPDRIDDETRGNKLAPSATGEVAGHLIRSRPCYICKQHYTQVDAFYHQLCPECALFSHSKRDARTDLTGRRALLTGGRAKIGMYIALRLLRDGAHTTITTRFPKDAARRFAAMEDSADWLHRLRIVGIDLRDPSQVMALTDSLDAAGPLDIIINNAAQTVRRSGNAYKPLVDAEDEPLPAELQAANGGPELVTFGHAHDKHPLALASSVLEHPVLAGDAITSLALSTGSASLERIASGTAIDAGGLVPDLATINSWTQVVDEVDPLEMLEVQLCNVTAPFLLVSRLRGAMKRSTARRKYIVNVSAMEGQFSRAYKGPGHPHTNMAKAALNMMTRTSAKEMLESDGILMTAVDTGWITDERPHYTKVRLMEEGFHAPLDLVDGAARVYDPIVMGEAGEDQYGVFLKDYKPSPW, encoded by the coding sequence ATGAGCTCCCCCGATCTGCCCCCCGCCCCGGCCAGTGACGAGCCGGCCCCGGCTGACCTGACCCCGGCGGAAATCGCCGCCTGCCTCAAGGTCCTGAACAGCATCCACGTCTATGACGAGGAACACCCGGACTACGTGTCGATCCGGCGCGCGACGGGGAAGATGTTCAAGGCGGTCAAGCGCCACCGCCGGGTCACCAAGCGGGACCTCATCGCGGAGGCGGACCGCGCCGTGATCGCCCAGACCGCGACGGCGGCCCCGGACCGGATCGACGACGAGACGCGCGGCAACAAGCTGGCGCCCTCGGCCACCGGCGAGGTGGCCGGGCACCTGATCCGGTCGCGGCCCTGCTACATCTGCAAGCAGCACTACACCCAGGTGGATGCCTTTTACCACCAGCTTTGCCCGGAGTGCGCGCTTTTTAGCCACAGCAAACGCGACGCCCGGACCGACCTGACCGGCCGGCGGGCGCTGCTGACCGGCGGTCGGGCCAAGATCGGCATGTACATCGCGCTGCGGCTGTTGCGCGACGGCGCCCACACCACCATCACCACCCGCTTCCCGAAGGACGCCGCCCGCCGGTTCGCCGCGATGGAGGACAGCGCTGACTGGCTGCACCGGCTCCGGATCGTGGGCATCGACCTGCGCGACCCCTCGCAGGTCATGGCGCTGACGGACTCCCTGGATGCCGCCGGGCCGCTGGACATCATCATCAACAACGCAGCGCAGACGGTGCGCCGCTCGGGCAACGCCTACAAGCCGCTGGTCGACGCCGAGGACGAGCCGCTGCCGGCGGAACTGCAGGCGGCCAACGGCGGCCCTGAACTGGTCACCTTCGGCCACGCCCACGACAAACACCCGCTGGCCCTGGCCAGCTCGGTCCTGGAGCACCCGGTGCTGGCCGGGGACGCCATCACCTCGCTGGCGCTCTCCACCGGTTCCGCGTCACTGGAGCGGATCGCGTCCGGCACGGCGATCGACGCCGGCGGCCTGGTGCCGGACCTGGCCACCATCAACAGCTGGACCCAGGTGGTGGACGAGGTGGATCCGCTGGAAATGCTTGAGGTGCAGCTCTGCAACGTCACCGCCCCGTTCCTGCTGGTCAGCCGGCTCCGCGGCGCCATGAAACGCTCCACGGCACGGCGGAAGTACATCGTCAACGTCAGCGCCATGGAGGGCCAGTTCTCCCGCGCCTACAAGGGCCCGGGCCACCCGCACACGAACATGGCCAAGGCGGCGTTGAACATGATGACGCGCACCTCGGCCAAGGAGATGCTGGAGTCCGACGGCATCCTGATGACCGCCGTCGATACCGGCTGGATCACGGACGAGCGGCCGCACTACACGAAGGTCCGGCTGATGGAGGAAGGCTTCCACGCCCCGCTGGACCTCGTCGACGGTGCCGCCCGGGTCTACGATCCGATCGTGATGGGCGAGGCGGGCGAGGACCAGTACGGCGTCTTCCTCAAGGACTACAAGCCCAGTCCATGGTGA
- a CDS encoding transglutaminase family protein, giving the protein MTRLSITHRTAYKYNKRVTLSYNEARMTPLTDPQQVVLESSMKVSPSQAAISSYRDYWGTRVTAFDMQMPHDHLEVLATTTVEVHRVERIPAEADIVGWDVLSAPETLNQFSDWIPQSQLTGPGAEVLGIVPGVVAGRNPHEAAMAVFEWMRGEMSYMKGTTGVTTNAEEAWNQRQGVCQDLAHLAIGALRSCGIPARYVSGYLHPRSTADLGETVAGQSHAWLEWWDGEWRSWDPTNHKPAGDFHVTVARGRDYRDVPPLKGILSGGGGSALSVTVEITRLA; this is encoded by the coding sequence ATGACTCGGCTCAGCATCACCCACAGGACCGCGTACAAGTACAACAAACGCGTCACCCTCTCCTACAACGAGGCCCGGATGACGCCGCTGACGGATCCGCAGCAGGTGGTGCTGGAGTCCTCCATGAAGGTCTCGCCGTCGCAGGCGGCGATCAGCAGCTACCGCGATTACTGGGGCACCCGCGTGACCGCCTTCGACATGCAGATGCCGCACGACCACCTCGAGGTCCTCGCCACCACCACGGTGGAGGTGCACCGGGTGGAACGGATCCCCGCGGAGGCCGACATCGTGGGCTGGGACGTGCTGTCCGCCCCTGAAACGCTCAACCAGTTCAGCGACTGGATCCCGCAGTCCCAGCTCACCGGCCCCGGCGCCGAGGTGCTGGGCATCGTCCCCGGCGTGGTCGCCGGGCGCAACCCGCACGAGGCCGCCATGGCGGTCTTCGAGTGGATGCGCGGCGAGATGAGCTACATGAAGGGTACCACCGGCGTCACCACCAATGCCGAAGAGGCCTGGAACCAGCGCCAGGGCGTCTGCCAGGACCTCGCGCACCTCGCGATCGGAGCGCTGCGCAGCTGCGGAATCCCGGCCCGCTATGTCTCCGGCTACCTGCACCCGCGTTCGACGGCGGATCTCGGCGAGACGGTCGCCGGGCAGTCACACGCGTGGCTGGAATGGTGGGACGGGGAGTGGCGCAGCTGGGACCCGACCAACCACAAGCCCGCCGGGGACTTCCACGTCACGGTGGCCCGCGGCCGCGACTACCGCGACGTGCCGCCGCTGAAGGGCATCCTGTCCGGCGGCGGCGGGTCGGCGCTCTCGGTCACCGTGGAGATCACCCGCCTGGCCTGA
- a CDS encoding response regulator transcription factor produces MIAWADAGLTAAEGHPAVIRVFILDDHELVRRGLQELLEGEGFLVVGSSGSAVEATRRIPALHPDVCVLDARLPDGTGIEVCRDVRSVDPSLNCIILTSFDDEQALRGAVLAGASGYVLKEICGTDLIGALRRAAAGESLFDDGVAAGIVDSMVETEEVDPRTAALTPQERRVLELVGGGLTNRQIAAEMFLAEKTVKNYVSSLLAKLGFERRTQAAVFIASPAAAGAPAAGAAPEGSRQHSVR; encoded by the coding sequence ATGATTGCCTGGGCAGATGCCGGTCTCACTGCGGCCGAAGGCCATCCGGCCGTAATCCGCGTGTTCATCCTCGATGACCACGAACTCGTCCGCCGCGGCCTCCAGGAACTGCTGGAGGGCGAAGGATTTCTCGTGGTCGGCAGCTCCGGATCGGCCGTGGAGGCAACGCGGCGCATTCCGGCGCTGCACCCGGACGTCTGTGTCCTGGACGCCCGGTTGCCCGACGGCACCGGAATCGAAGTCTGCCGGGACGTCCGCTCCGTGGACCCCTCCCTGAACTGCATCATCCTGACCAGCTTCGACGACGAACAGGCCCTCCGCGGCGCGGTCCTCGCCGGCGCCTCCGGTTACGTGCTGAAGGAGATCTGCGGCACCGACCTGATCGGGGCCCTGCGGCGGGCCGCGGCCGGGGAATCGCTGTTCGACGACGGCGTGGCCGCCGGGATCGTGGACAGCATGGTGGAAACCGAGGAAGTCGACCCGCGCACCGCGGCCCTCACCCCGCAGGAGCGCCGGGTACTGGAGCTCGTCGGCGGCGGCCTTACCAACCGCCAAATCGCGGCCGAGATGTTCCTGGCCGAAAAGACGGTGAAGAACTACGTCTCCTCGCTCCTGGCCAAGCTGGGCTTTGAACGCCGGACGCAGGCGGCTGTTTTCATCGCCAGTCCGGCCGCCGCGGGGGCTCCGGCCGCCGGCGCGGCGCCGGAGGGCAGCCGGCAACACAGCGTGCGCTGA
- a CDS encoding pyridoxamine 5'-phosphate oxidase family protein, whose translation MSTDPKPAANQPHAVENLDNHECWRLLRSVTVGRMAVWVDDHPDIFPINYKVDHGTLVFRTAEGTKLQAATGDTPVAVEADGVDADSGIAWSVVIKGQAAAVKNQEEVLDTVGLLLFPWQAGKKEHFVRITPDNITGRRFKIVPPLTWWTPLDDATRSGLE comes from the coding sequence ATGAGCACTGATCCGAAACCAGCCGCAAATCAGCCCCATGCCGTCGAAAACCTGGACAACCACGAATGCTGGAGGCTGCTGCGCAGCGTCACCGTCGGCCGGATGGCCGTGTGGGTGGACGACCACCCGGACATCTTCCCGATCAACTACAAGGTGGACCACGGAACCCTCGTGTTCCGCACTGCCGAGGGCACCAAACTGCAGGCCGCGACGGGCGACACCCCGGTGGCCGTCGAGGCCGACGGCGTGGACGCGGACAGCGGGATCGCCTGGAGTGTGGTGATCAAGGGCCAGGCCGCCGCGGTGAAGAACCAGGAGGAAGTCCTGGACACCGTGGGGCTGCTGCTGTTCCCGTGGCAGGCGGGGAAGAAGGAGCACTTCGTCCGGATTACGCCAGACAACATCACCGGCCGACGGTTCAAGATTGTCCCGCCGCTGACGTGGTGGACGCCGCTGGATGACGCCACCCGATCCGGTCTCGAGTAG
- a CDS encoding universal stress protein, with translation MSEATDIRTIVVGVDGSEASVEALRQAQRLAVPLSAKVVALACWDVPPVYDGYVAMGIDDFDVRAGEILAETVVKAFGADTPANVETRLVQGHPRHTLIEESRDADLLVLGRRGHGGFGGLLLGSVSSALVAHAHCPVMVVHTPEKR, from the coding sequence ATGAGCGAGGCTACGGATATCCGGACCATCGTGGTCGGCGTCGACGGATCGGAGGCCTCGGTGGAGGCGCTCCGGCAGGCGCAGCGGCTGGCCGTGCCGCTATCGGCGAAGGTCGTCGCGCTGGCCTGCTGGGACGTTCCGCCGGTCTACGACGGATACGTTGCGATGGGCATTGACGATTTCGACGTCCGCGCGGGGGAGATCCTCGCCGAGACCGTCGTCAAGGCCTTCGGCGCGGACACGCCGGCCAACGTGGAAACCCGGCTGGTGCAGGGCCACCCGCGCCATACGCTGATCGAGGAGAGCCGCGACGCCGACCTGCTGGTGCTGGGCCGGCGCGGGCACGGCGGCTTCGGCGGCCTGCTGCTGGGGTCGGTGAGCTCCGCCCTGGTGGCCCACGCGCACTGCCCGGTTATGGTGGTGCACACCCCCGAGAAGCGCTAG